The following are encoded together in the Glycine max cultivar Williams 82 chromosome 8, Glycine_max_v4.0, whole genome shotgun sequence genome:
- the LOC100795589 gene encoding pentatricopeptide repeat-containing protein PPR5 homolog, chloroplastic, with protein sequence MSSLSSCSSSPSFAASYGTITHPRAAPLSRISCGGPRPPKSKKSNLNSEAQELVRLLTSKIRSNDKEVLLKTLNKYVKQVRTQHCFLLFEELGKHDNWLQCLEVFRWMQKQRWYIADNGIYSKLISVMGKKGQTRMAMWLFSEMRNTGCRPDTSVYNALITAHLRSRDKIKALAKAIGYFQKMKGMERCKPNIVTYNILLRAFAQARNVEQVNSLFKDLDESIVSPDIYTFNGVMDAYGKNGMIREMEAVLARMKSNQCKPDLITFNLLIDSYGKKQAFGKMEQVFKSLLHSKERPSLPTFNSMILNYGKARLKDKAEDVFKKMTDMGYTLSFVTHESMIYMYGFCDCVSRAAQLFDELVESKVHIKVSTLNAMLDVYCLNGLPQEADSLFERAISIKIHPDSSTFKLLYKAYTKANQKELLDKLLKHMDKDGIIPNKRFFLDALGAVASLPANSESANAATDSNTANSESANAATDSNASNSESANAATDSNASNSESAYAATDSNNPQDFAKLATGVKNILAHR encoded by the exons ATGTCTAGTCTATCTTCTtgctcttcttctccttcatttgCAGCAAGTTACGGCACTATTACCCATCCACGCGCGGCCCCACTGAGTCGAATTTCATGCGGTGGTCCGAGACCCCCTAAGAGCAAGAAAAGCAACCTCAATTCAGAAGCGCAAGAGCTTGTTCGCTTACTCACGAGCAAGATAAGAAGCAACGACAAAGAGGTTCTGCTGAAGACCTTGAACAAGTATGTGAAGCAGGTCCGAACCCAACATTGCTTCTTGCTCTTCGAAGAACTCGGCAAGCACGACAACTGGCTCCAATGCCTTGAG GTTTTCAGATGGATGCAAAAACAACGATGGTATATTGCTGATAATGGGATTTACTCAAAACTGATATCCGTTATGGGAAAGAAAGGGCAAACCAGAATGGCTATGTGGCTTTTCTCGGAGATGCGTAATACTGGTTGTCGTCCTGATACTTCTGTCTACAATGCGCTAATTACAGCTCACCTTCGTTCACGGGACAAAATAAAGGCTTTGGCTAAAGCCATTGGCTACTTTCAAAAGATGAAAGGAATGGAGCGCTGTAAGCCCAACATTGTTACTTACAACATTcttttgagagcttttgctCAAGCTCGGAACGTGGAGCAGGTCAATTCTTTGTTTAAGGATCTTGATGAGAGCATTGTTTCGCCCGATATTTACACTTTTAATGGTGTGATGGATGCATATGGTAAAAATGGGATGATCCGTGAAATGGAAGCAGTGCTTGCTCGGATGAAAAGCAACCAGTGTAAGCCTGACCTGATTACCTTTAACTTGCTGATTGATTCCTATGGGAAGAAGCAGGCGTTTGGTAAGATGGAACAGGTGTTCAAGAGTTTGTTGCACTCCAAGGAGAGACCATCACTGCCCACGTTTAATTCAATGATTTTAAACTATGGGAAGGCACGGCTTAAGGATAAAGCAGAAGATGTTTTCAAGAAGATGACTGACATGGGTTACACGCTGAGCTTTGTTACACACGAGAGTATGATCTATATGTATGGCTTCTGTGATTGTGTCTCCAGGGCTGCACAATTGTTTGATGAGCTGGTTGAGTCTAAAGTTCATATAAAAGTTTCAACCCTAAATGCCATGCTTGATGTTTACTGCTTAAATGGTTTACCGCAGGAAGCAGATTCACTGTTTGAAAGAgcaattagtataaaaatacaTCCTGATTCATCAACATTTAAACTTCTTTATAAGGCTTACACTAAAGCCAACCAGAAGGAGCTTCTTGATAAATTGCTGAAGCATATGGATAAAGATGGTATTATCCCAAATAAGAGGTTCTTCTTGGATGCTTTGGGTGCTGTTGCGTCTTTACCAGCAAATTCAGAATCTGCTAATGCTGCAACTGATTCAAACACAGCAAATTCAGAATCTGCTAATGCTGCAACTGATTCAAACGCATCAAATTCAGAATCTGCTAATGCTGCAACTGATTCAAACGCATCAAATTCAGAATCTGCTTATGCCGCTACTGACTCAAACAACCCCCAAGATTTTGCAAAGTTGGCAACTGGTGTGAAGAATATTTTGGCTCATCGATGA
- the LOC100781072 gene encoding cytochrome P450 71AU50, translating into MIWIALFLVSLAFLRLWRSNKNAKKLPPGPKGLPILGSLHKLGPNPHRDLHKLAQKYGPVMHLRLGFVPTIVVSSPKSAELFLKTHDLVFASRPRFVADQYISWGQRNLGFAEYGSYWRNMRKMCTLELLSQSKINSFRRMREEELDLLIKLVREAANDGAAVDLSVKVATLIADMSCRMILGKKYMDQDMCGRGFKAVIQEAMRLLATPNVGDYIPYIGAIDLQGLTKRFKVLYEIFDDFFEKVIDEHMESEKGEDKTKDFVDVMLGFLGTEESEYRIERSNIKAILLDMLAGSMDTSATAIEWTLSELLKNPRVMKKLQMELETVVGMKRKVGESDLDKLKYLEMVVKESMRLHPVVPLLIPHQSTEDCIVGDFFIPKKSRVIINAWAIMRDPSAWVEAEKFWPERFEGSNIDVRGRDFELIPFGSGRRACPGLQLGLITVRQTVAQLVHCFDWKLPNNMFPDDLDMTEAFGLTMPRANHLHAIPTYRLSN; encoded by the exons ATGATTTGGATAGCACTTTTTTTAGTTTCACTGGCTTTTCTGCGGTTATGGAGAAGCAATAAGAATGCAAAGAAATTACCACCTGGTCCAAAAGGGTTGCCAATTTTGGGAAGCCTTCACAAGTTGGGACCAAATCCTCATCGTGACCTGCACAAACTAGCCCAAAAATATGGACCTGTCATGCACTTACGTTTAGGTTTTGTGCCGACCATAGTTGTTTCTTCACCCAAATCTGCTGAATTGTTCCTCAAGACCCATGACCTTGTCTTTGCTAGTAGACCACGTTTCGTGGCGGATCAATACATCTCTTGGGGGCAGAGGAACTTAGGCTTTGCTGAATATGGTTCTTATTGGCGCAACATGCGCAAGATGTGCACATTGGAATTGCTAAGCCAATCCAAAATTAACTCCTTCAGACGCATGAGGGAAGAGGAGCTTGACCTTTTGATCAAGCTTGTAAGAGAGGCAGCCAATGATGGAGCTGCTGTTGATCTCAGTGTCAAGGTTGCAACACTCATTGCAGACATGTCTTGTAGAATGATTTTAGGAAAGAAGTACATGGACCAGGACATGTGTGGGAGAGGGTTCAAGGCTGTGATTCAAGAAGCAATGCGTTTATTAGCAACTCCTAACGTAGGAGATTACATTCCTTACATTGGTGCAATTGACCTTCAAGGCCTAACGAAGCGCTTCAAGGTACTTTACGAAATCTTCGATGACTTCTTCGAGAAAGTTATTGATGAGCACATGGAATCAGAGAAGGGAGAAGACAAGACCAAGGATTTTGTGGATGTCATGTTGGGCTTTTTAGGTACTGAAGAATCTGAATACCGCATTGAACGGTCCAATATCAAAGCTATATTGCTG GATATGTTGGCTGGTTCAATGGATACTTCAGCTACAGCAATTGAGTGGACACTTTCAGAGCTACTAAAAAATCCAAGGGTGATGAAGAAACTCCAAATGGAATTGGAAACTGTGGTGGGTATGAAGAGGAAGGTGGGGGAATCGGACCTGGACAAGTTGAAGTATTTGGAGATGGTTGTAAAGGAAAGCATGAGGCTCCATCCAGTGGTACCATTGCTAATACCACACCAATCCACGGAAGATTGCATAGTCGGAGATTTTTTCATACCCAAAAAATCAAGGGTCATAATAAATGCATGGGCAATTATGAGAGACCCAAGTGCATGGGTTGAGGCAGAGAAGTTCTGGCCAGAGAGATTTGAAGGAAGCAACATAGATGTGAGAGGGCGTGACTTCGAGCTGATACCATTTGGGTCTGGCAGAAGGGCCTGTCCAGGATTGCAATTGGGCCTAATAACGGTTCGTCAAACAGTGGCCCAACTTGTGCATTGCTTTGATTGGAAGCTGCCCAATAACATGTTTCCAGATGATTTGGACATGACAGAGGCGTTCGGCCTCACAATGCCCAGGGCCAATCATCTGCATGCCATTCCTACGTATCGGCTTTCCAATTAA